One genomic segment of Arachis duranensis cultivar V14167 chromosome 4, aradu.V14167.gnm2.J7QH, whole genome shotgun sequence includes these proteins:
- the LOC107483596 gene encoding probable CCR4-associated factor 1 homolog 11 codes for MDSSTKPVVVRQVWASNLESEFALLEQILPCYCHVAFDTEFPGFIHVSEKNCHYSKLPPSYTYKLVKANVDSLKLIQLGLALSNYAGHLPDLGTDSYYVWEFNFKGFDVDRDHHNPDAIQLLAEQGIDFAQIKEEGIPIGAFRRLFLRSRFMFSRLNLTWVTFHSTYDFGYMVKVLTGRKLPNDLDVFKVVVSELFGSSVYDMKHMIKFCRGINVGGLEKLAKSLKVDRVAGNSHQAGSDSLLTIQTFFKLRDLYFTADNCDEQDCLNINSFVNILFGL; via the coding sequence ATGGATAGTAGCACCAAACCCGTGGTGGTTCGTCAAGTTTGGGCATCAAATCTTGAATCTGAGTTCGCTCTCCTTGAACAGATTCTTCCCTGTTACTGCCATGTTGCCTTTGACACAGAGTTCCCAGGATTCATCCATGTGTCGGAGAAGAACTGCCACTACTCAAAGCTTCCACCTTCCTACACTTACAAACTCGTCAAGGCCAATGTCGATTCCCTGAAACTCATTCAGTTGGGTCTCGCCCTCTCCAATTATGCCGGCCACTTACCCGACCTTGGCACCGATTCTTACTATGTCTGGGAATTCAATTTCAAAGGTTTCGACGTCGATCGCGACCATCATAACCCGGACGCAATCCAGTTACTCGCAGAACAAGGAATCGATTTTGCCCAGATTAAGGAAGAGGGGATCCCAATTGGTGCCTTTAGAAGATTGTTTCTGAGATCAAGATTCATGTTTAGTAGGCTGAATCTGACATGGGTCACTTTCCATAGTACCTATGATTTTGGGTACATGGTTAAGGTTCTCACTGGAAGGAAATTGCCCaatgatcttgatgttttcaaGGTTGTTGTCTCCGAATTATTCGGGTCTAGTGTTTATGATATGAAGCACATGATTAAGTTTTGCAGAGGAATCAATGTCGGTGGGTTAGAGAAGTTGGCGAAGAGTTTGAAGGTTGATCGTGTTGCTGGGAATAGTCATCAAGCCGGTTCAGATAGTTTGTTGACTATTCAGACTTTTTTCAAACTTAGGGATCTTTATTTTACTGCTGATAATTGTGATGAGCAAGATTGTTTGAACATCAATTCCTTTGTGAATATCTTATttggtttataa
- the LOC107483597 gene encoding VAN3-binding protein, with amino-acid sequence MFTVCFHPAPRCCARYLQSYQHGQGDRREKKEETRTHNAQLHATISGAAVASAVASAVAAIAASMAASSVPSKDERMAKTDMAMASAATLVAAQCVEAAEAMGAGKDHLPFVVSSAVNIRSHDDITTLTTATATSSTP; translated from the exons ATGTTCACTGTTTGTTTCCATCCAGCACCaag ATGTTGTGCTAGATATTTGCAGAGTTACCAGCATGGCCAGGGAGACagaagggagaagaaagaagaaacaagAACTCACAATGCTCAGCTGCATGCTACCATCTCAGGGGCTGCGGTGGCTTCTGCTGTGGCTTCTGCTGTGGCAGCCATCGCGGCTTCAATGGCTGCTTCATCGGTACCAAGCAAGGATGAGAGGATGGCCAAGACTGACATGGCTATGGCCTCTGCAGCCACATTGGTGGCCGCACAGTGTGTCGAGGCTGCTGAGGCAATGGGGGCCGGGAAAGATCACCTACCTTTTGTGGTTAGCTCAGCTGTCAATATCCGCTCTCATGATGATATCACTACTCTTACCACTGCAACTGCAACAAGTAGCACTCCTTGA
- the LOC107483598 gene encoding origin of replication complex subunit 5-like — MDKEEEAPQIPRRTRRSSTSSWASTSNDVSSVKVNSLEPQTINDLLVGGEPVSLDDLLSNFPGRNSQIREIVHLLGPLNTPMLPLFVYGGASTGKTSIILQLFRHLNRPLVYSSCRTCYNPRILFESILNQLHLHRRSAANGYSNAKRCERPSDFVNFLREALTNAINNLKEKSEKLMSSKTMRGGIGNMIYLVFDNFQLVREWDKSSTILPLLFNLYDMLKMPEVGLIFISNSSPDTFYSNMGYVEPIPVYFPDYVEADIRKILLRNQANPKLYSSFLDVSLRPFFRITRQINELSTAFKPLYEKYCEPLSDKSIVPNEDMKRRLFSHIMLHVSSSLNEIFKVSSLPLSKVESSKETTQKGTPRKLEHCEEVAKLDFHMSTSAKYLLISAFLASRNPATLDASLFDSKGGSDNRKRKRKPSEKVPEKKESLEEELLMKGPGSFPLERLLAIFQCIVSVADDPSDEEEQNGFGLGVEGACGDLMSDVLLQLSSLCNAKFIFKGRSCPIEGSTRYRSSISEDLALKVARSLKFPLSSYLYKRT; from the exons ATGGATAAAGAGGAAGAAGCACCACAAATTCCCAGAAGAACAAGAAGGTCTTCAACTTCATCTTGGGCATCAACTTCAAATGATGTATCGTCTGTTAAAGTTAATAGCCTTGAACCGCAAACAATCAATGATCTTTTAGTTGGAGGGGAACCTGTTAGCCTGGATGACTTGCTTTCTAATTTTCCCGGTAGAAATAGCCAGATTCGTGAGATTGTGCACCTTTTGGGACCATTGAACACTCCTATGCTTCCTTTGTTTGTGTATGGAGGTGCTTCCACTGGAAAAACCAGTATCATTCTTCAACTATTCAGGCATCTCAACAGGCCACTTGTTTATTCTAGCTGCAGGACATGTTATAATCCGCGTATCTTATTTGAATCTATTCTAAATCAACTACATCTCCATAGAAGAAGTGCTGCCAATGGCTATTCAAATGCAAAGCGCTGTGAGAGACCATcggattttgttaattttcttcGAGAGGCATTGACAAATGCCATAAACAATCTAAAGGAGAAGTCTGAGAAGTTGATGTCAAGCAAGACGATGCGAGGTGGAATTGGAAACATGATCTACCTGGTATTCGACAATTTTCAGCTTGTTAGGGAGTGGGATAAGAGCTCTACTATATTGCCCTTGCTGTTTAATCTTTATGATATGCTAAAGATGCCTGAGGTGGGTCTGATTTTTATCAGCAATTCTTCTCCAGATACCTTTTACTCTAACATGGGATATGTGGAGCCTATCCCGGTATACTTTCCTGATTATGTAGAAGCTGATATTCGTAAAATATTGTTGAGAAACCAAGCGAACCCGAAGCTATATTCCTCATTTCTGGA tgTATCTCTAAGGCCTTTCTTTAGAATTACTAGGCAGATCAATGAATTGTCCACTGCCTTCAAGCCactatatgaaaaatattgtGAACCTTTAAGCGATAAAAGCATCGTTCCTAATGAAGACATGAAGAGAAGGCTATTCAGTCATATAATGCTTCATGTCTCCTCCTCTCTAAATGAGATATTTAAGGTTTCATCTCTACCTTTGTCCAAAGTCGAGAGCTCTAAAGAGACAACACAGAAGGGGACTCCAAGGAAATTGGAGCACTGTGAAGAAGTTGCCAAGCTAGATTTTCACATGTCTACTAGTGCAAAATATCTCCTTATTTCAGCATTTCTTGCTTCTAGAAACCCAGCTACTCTTGATGCTTCACTTTTCGATTCCAAAGGAGGTTCTGATAACCGAAAGCGAAAGAGGAA GCCCTCTGAGAAGGTGCCAGAAAAGAAGGAAAGTCTAGAAGAGGAGCTACTAATGAAAGGACCTGGAAGTTTCCCATTGGAGAGGTTGCTAGCCATCTTTCAGTGTATCGTATCGGTGGCAGATGATCCATCCGATGAGGAAGAACAAAATGGTTTCGGACTAGGAGTTGAAGGTGCCTGTGGCGATCTGATGTCTGATGTTCTCTTGCAGCTATCCAGCCTCTGCAAtgctaaatttatatttaaaggAAGAAGCTGTCCAATTGAAGGCTCAACTCGGTATCGGTCAAGTATATCAGAAGACTTGGCTTTGAAG GTTGCAAGGAGCCTTAAGTTCCCTTTATCAAGTTACTTGTACAAAAGAACCTAG